Proteins encoded together in one Pseudomonadota bacterium window:
- a CDS encoding ABC transporter ATP-binding protein — translation MANPLLKVTNLSTFYGDAQALWDVSFQVHEGEVFSIIGSNGAGKSTILRALSGLIRPSSGQIEFLGSSIGGKSPMEMVDIGISLVPEGRGLFSTLTLMENLELGAFTRRARPLMEETMEQMADIFPIIRQRPKQLAGKMSGGEQQMVAIARALMSKPKLLMLDEPSLGLAPIVLKGMFEIIEVLKAQGATILLVEQNIHQALRIADHACVIKTGRITMIGTGQELLGDPEIHKAYMGSLQ, via the coding sequence TTGGCGAACCCATTACTTAAAGTAACTAATCTGAGCACCTTTTATGGCGATGCCCAGGCTTTGTGGGATGTTAGCTTTCAGGTTCATGAAGGCGAGGTTTTCTCTATCATAGGATCCAACGGCGCCGGAAAATCAACTATTCTAAGGGCTCTCTCCGGTTTGATACGTCCCTCTTCAGGACAGATTGAGTTCTTAGGATCAAGCATCGGTGGAAAAAGCCCTATGGAAATGGTGGATATCGGTATCTCTCTGGTTCCTGAAGGCAGGGGATTGTTTTCTACTCTTACGCTCATGGAAAACCTGGAACTGGGAGCCTTCACCAGGCGTGCCCGGCCTCTGATGGAAGAAACCATGGAACAGATGGCAGATATTTTCCCCATTATCAGGCAGCGGCCCAAACAGCTTGCCGGAAAAATGAGCGGAGGCGAACAGCAAATGGTGGCTATAGCAAGGGCGCTTATGTCTAAGCCCAAGCTTCTCATGCTCGACGAACCTTCCCTGGGCTTAGCGCCGATTGTTTTAAAGGGCATGTTCGAGATCATTGAGGTTTTAAAGGCACAAGGCGCAACTATTCTGCTTGTCGAGCAGAACATACATCAGGCGTTGAGAATTGCAGATCATGCCTGTGTAATTAAGACAGGAAGGATTACAATGATAGGAACGGGACAGGAACTTCTGGGCGATCCGGAAATCCATAAAGCTTATATGGGTTCTCTCCAGTGA
- a CDS encoding branched-chain amino acid ABC transporter permease, whose product MPIDILLQLLINGILFGAMYGIAAIGLSLIFGTMRIVFIAQGTMIILAAYGSFWLFKLWGMDPYVSIFFVVPASLIVGIGFYQALFRKVAKAGQFPTLLIAFGLMALLENLMFVVFTGNSRALQTSYSTYALTLLGMKISFVRLMVFVMAILGATGVTLFLKKTLLGKAVRAASENLEYAMLVGITPHQVNTVTFALGMGLAGLAGVATATTYAFDPFSGFVFGLKAMIALALGGMGNVAGALLGGILLGVVESYSAFFLSGGWADVISYAVFLLVLMFKPEGLFSRDTSAKL is encoded by the coding sequence ATGCCTATTGATATTCTTTTGCAACTTTTAATCAACGGTATTCTCTTCGGTGCAATGTATGGCATCGCAGCCATCGGACTCAGCCTGATTTTCGGGACAATGCGGATCGTTTTCATCGCCCAGGGAACCATGATCATCCTGGCAGCGTACGGCAGCTTCTGGTTATTCAAGTTGTGGGGAATGGATCCATATGTTTCAATCTTTTTCGTCGTTCCCGCTTCTCTGATCGTCGGAATCGGCTTCTATCAGGCTCTCTTTCGCAAGGTAGCCAAGGCGGGGCAATTTCCCACGCTCTTGATTGCTTTTGGCTTAATGGCGCTCCTGGAAAATCTAATGTTTGTAGTCTTTACCGGCAACTCGAGGGCGCTTCAGACAAGTTACTCGACTTACGCATTAACCCTGCTGGGCATGAAGATCTCTTTTGTCCGCCTCATGGTATTTGTGATGGCCATCCTGGGCGCCACGGGGGTAACTTTGTTTCTCAAGAAGACCCTGTTGGGTAAAGCAGTACGGGCGGCCTCTGAGAACCTGGAATATGCAATGCTGGTCGGCATTACCCCGCATCAGGTTAATACTGTTACATTTGCCTTAGGCATGGGGCTCGCAGGGCTCGCTGGCGTTGCTACGGCAACAACCTATGCATTCGATCCTTTCTCCGGGTTCGTCTTTGGCCTAAAGGCAATGATAGCCCTTGCTTTAGGCGGCATGGGCAATGTAGCAGGAGCCCTTCTCGGAGGAATACTGTTAGGCGTAGTTGAAAGCTATAGTGCCTTCTTTCTCTCCGGAGGATGGGCTGATGTAATTTCCTATGCAGTCTTTCTCCTTGTACTGATGTTCAAACCGGAAGGTCTCTTTTCCAGGGACACGAGTGCGAAATTATGA